In Phormidium ambiguum IAM M-71, one genomic interval encodes:
- a CDS encoding YggT family protein → MMSPVALLLTTLATFLNIYMVLLIIRFLLSWFPNISWYDPPFSILSQLTDPYINFFRSFIPPIGGIDFISPTIAILVLQFAARLLSQLAIGVSTPIY, encoded by the coding sequence ATTATGAGTCCAGTTGCTCTGCTGCTAACTACACTTGCCACCTTTCTCAACATTTACATGGTGCTGTTGATTATTCGGTTCCTCTTGAGTTGGTTTCCGAATATTAGCTGGTACGATCCACCGTTTTCCATTCTCAGCCAACTTACCGATCCTTACATCAATTTCTTTCGTTCATTTATTCCGCCGATCGGAGGTATTGATTTTATTTCTCCAACTATAGCAATTCTAGTGTTACAGTTCGCAGCTAGATTATTGTCACAATTGGCGATCGGTGTCAGCACACCAATCTACTAA
- the upp gene encoding uracil phosphoribosyltransferase has translation MTFQLRVYVPPHPLIKHWLGVARSETTPTPLFRSAMTELGRWLTYEAAREWLPTIETTVQTPLAESPATFVNPEIPVVVVPILRAGLALLEGAQSVLPLASVYHLGLVRDEQTLEPSCYLNRLPAQFKEQTRILISEPMLATGGSIMAAMAELTSRGADPSLIRIISIVAAPPALQKLSLAYPALNIYTATIDEIVNEHGFIVPGLGDAGDRTFGTD, from the coding sequence ATGACTTTCCAGTTACGAGTTTATGTACCACCCCATCCATTAATTAAACATTGGCTAGGTGTTGCTCGGAGCGAAACAACCCCAACACCCTTATTTCGTAGCGCGATGACAGAGTTAGGACGCTGGCTAACTTACGAAGCGGCGCGAGAATGGTTGCCAACAATAGAAACAACTGTACAAACACCTTTAGCAGAAAGTCCTGCTACTTTCGTTAACCCAGAAATTCCCGTAGTCGTAGTACCAATTTTACGCGCAGGTTTAGCACTGTTGGAAGGCGCACAAAGCGTATTGCCTTTGGCTTCGGTTTATCACCTTGGCTTAGTCCGGGATGAGCAAACTTTAGAACCAAGTTGTTATTTGAATAGATTGCCTGCCCAGTTTAAAGAACAAACTAGGATATTAATCAGTGAGCCGATGTTGGCTACTGGAGGTTCAATTATGGCAGCAATGGCAGAATTAACGTCTCGTGGTGCAGATCCCAGCTTAATTAGGATTATTTCGATCGTAGCGGCTCCTCCGGCTTTACAAAAACTGAGTCTTGCTTATCCGGCATTGAATATTTACACAGCCACTATAGACGAAATAGTTAACGAACATGGTTTTATTGTTCCTGGTTTAGGGGACGCAGGCGATCGCACCTTTGGGACTGACTGA
- the crtH gene encoding carotenoid isomerase has protein sequence MPSVKKSLNLAVNDNLMEFDAIVIGSGIGGLVTATQLAAKGAKVLVLERYLIPGGSAGYFERDGYRFDVGASMIFGFGNKGTTNLLTRALQAVDVSLETIPDPVQIHYHLPEDLQIRVHRDYEKFLQELIENFPQERQGIRQFYDECWKVFNCLNAMELLSLEEPRYLTRVFFQHPMACLGLVKYLPMNVGDIARKYITDPNLLKFIDIECYCWSVVPADMTPMINAGMVFSDRHYGGINYPKGGVGQIALKLVEGLEKAGGEIKYKARVTKIITEDGKAVGVKLATGEVYRAKRIISNATRWDTFEQLLPAAEMPPTEKKWQQRYQKSPSFLSLHLGVAEDVLPLGTECHHIVLEDWQKMELPEGTIFVSIPTLLDPSLAPEGYHILHVFTPSWFDDWQGMSENEYEEKKEEAAGRIIERLEKIFPGLDAGLDFMEVGTPRTHRRFLGRDDGTYGPIPKRKLAGLLGMPFNRTAVPGLYCVGDSTFPGQGLNAVAFSGFACAHRVAVDLGL, from the coding sequence ATGCCTTCGGTAAAAAAATCCCTAAATTTGGCCGTTAATGATAATTTGATGGAATTTGATGCGATCGTCATTGGTTCTGGTATTGGTGGGTTGGTGACAGCAACTCAGCTAGCAGCAAAGGGTGCAAAAGTACTAGTACTGGAACGTTACCTTATCCCAGGCGGTAGTGCTGGCTACTTTGAACGAGATGGTTACAGATTTGATGTCGGTGCATCGATGATTTTTGGCTTTGGCAACAAAGGCACCACCAATTTGTTAACTCGCGCTTTGCAAGCAGTAGATGTCAGCTTAGAAACAATTCCCGACCCCGTACAGATTCATTATCACTTACCAGAGGATTTACAAATTAGAGTCCACCGTGATTATGAGAAATTTTTGCAAGAACTAATAGAAAATTTTCCGCAAGAACGACAAGGTATTCGTCAGTTTTACGACGAGTGTTGGAAAGTTTTTAATTGCTTAAATGCAATGGAGTTACTGTCACTAGAAGAACCGCGATATCTGACAAGAGTATTTTTCCAACATCCGATGGCTTGTTTAGGTTTGGTAAAGTATTTGCCGATGAATGTGGGTGATATTGCCCGCAAGTACATTACAGACCCAAATTTGCTGAAATTTATTGATATTGAGTGTTATTGTTGGTCGGTTGTCCCAGCGGACATGACACCAATGATTAATGCTGGGATGGTGTTTTCCGATCGTCATTATGGTGGCATTAACTATCCAAAAGGCGGAGTAGGTCAAATCGCCTTAAAACTGGTAGAAGGTTTAGAAAAAGCTGGTGGTGAAATTAAGTACAAAGCCAGAGTCACCAAAATTATTACCGAAGATGGCAAAGCTGTAGGCGTAAAATTAGCGACAGGGGAAGTATATCGCGCAAAAAGAATTATTTCTAACGCGACTCGCTGGGATACTTTTGAGCAATTACTACCAGCCGCAGAGATGCCCCCAACTGAGAAGAAATGGCAACAACGTTATCAAAAATCTCCCAGTTTTTTAAGTTTGCACTTAGGCGTAGCAGAAGATGTCTTACCTTTAGGTACGGAATGCCATCACATTGTTTTAGAAGATTGGCAGAAAATGGAGTTACCAGAAGGCACAATTTTTGTTTCTATTCCCACATTACTCGACCCTAGTTTAGCCCCGGAAGGTTATCACATTCTGCACGTTTTTACCCCTAGTTGGTTTGATGATTGGCAGGGGATGTCTGAGAATGAATATGAAGAGAAAAAAGAAGAAGCAGCTGGCAGAATTATTGAACGTTTAGAAAAGATTTTTCCTGGTTTAGATGCTGGTTTAGATTTTATGGAAGTAGGAACTCCTCGCACTCATCGTCGTTTTTTGGGTCGAGATGATGGTACTTATGGCCCGATTCCCAAACGCAAGTTAGCGGGATTATTAGGAATGCCTTTTAATCGCACTGCTGTTCCTGGTTTGTATTGTGTGGGAGATAGTACTTTTCCCGGTCAAGGTTTAAATGCAGTGGCTTTTTCTGGTTTCGCCTGTGCTCATCGTGTGGCAGTGGATTTGGGACTTTGA
- a CDS encoding TetR/AcrR family transcriptional regulator — MIEKKATLAINNKQEQILQGAMRIFLHHGYATTSMDRVAAEAGVSKQTIYSHFQDKERLFKALIERVTIRRLQAEYQSESELFQGEPVAVLSKLANSILRRMEDPEYIAFIRLVIAESGRFPELAQLYSNTVVQYGYRNLTAYFQSHPELNIPDSEASTRIFMGTIVGFILSQELLQGKHTMPMEKERLIKSLIRCILGDIATKEISD, encoded by the coding sequence ATGATTGAAAAAAAGGCAACCTTGGCAATAAATAATAAACAAGAACAAATTTTGCAAGGAGCAATGAGAATTTTTTTACATCATGGATACGCAACAACCAGCATGGATCGGGTAGCAGCAGAAGCAGGTGTATCCAAGCAAACAATTTACAGCCACTTTCAGGACAAAGAAAGACTTTTTAAAGCATTAATCGAACGAGTTACAATTCGTCGCTTGCAAGCAGAATATCAATCGGAATCAGAATTGTTTCAAGGCGAACCTGTGGCAGTTCTCTCCAAACTGGCAAACAGTATACTACGCAGAATGGAAGATCCAGAGTATATTGCTTTTATTAGATTAGTAATTGCTGAATCTGGAAGATTTCCCGAACTCGCCCAACTTTATAGTAATACCGTCGTGCAATATGGTTATCGCAATTTAACTGCTTACTTCCAGTCCCATCCTGAATTAAATATCCCCGATTCAGAAGCAAGCACCCGCATTTTTATGGGAACAATTGTTGGGTTTATCCTATCGCAAGAACTATTGCAAGGGAAACACACAATGCCAATGGAAAAAGAGCGGTTAATTAAAAGCTTAATTCGTTGTATTTTAGGTGATATTGCCACCAAAGAAATATCTGATTAG
- a CDS encoding HlyD family secretion protein, producing MTQLSSRPNQFVTDAQEKPNSERKLKLKLLRIPLVLLLIGGVGFFSWHYFSRPQKEGLELSGRIEGYPTDIGAKVGGRISLVTVREGDRVNQGDVIVRLDDAEIQAQLRGATARITAAEQQKQQVLAQIEVINSQIQEAQLNMQQAMGDAKGKIFQAESNLAAAQAQVSQAEAIVNQAQAEVIRAQTQVNQTKSQLKLARVNRDRYAQLYKEGAFSKQVFDEAQTKFETAEATYENAVAGLETSKATLASRKAAVDAAKRQVNAAQGGLLQAETTKINPDIRNTQVSALRRQLNVAKAQLAAAEAEIKNAQAAQQQIQAQMSYLNIVSPISGVVITRSVEPGEVVATGKTLLTVINPNSVYLRGFIPEGKIGEVRVGQTAKIFLDSAPKQPLNAHVAAIDTEASFTPENIYFKDDRVKQVFGVKLALDNPQGFAKPGMPADAEIIPEQKSSGNTTQLTGKN from the coding sequence ATGACACAATTAAGTTCACGACCGAATCAATTTGTTACCGATGCTCAAGAAAAACCTAATTCAGAGCGTAAATTGAAACTTAAGTTGTTACGAATTCCGTTAGTTTTGTTATTAATTGGTGGGGTCGGTTTTTTCAGTTGGCATTATTTTTCTCGTCCCCAAAAAGAAGGTTTAGAATTGAGTGGAAGGATTGAGGGATATCCGACAGATATTGGTGCAAAGGTTGGGGGAAGAATTAGTTTGGTGACGGTGCGAGAAGGCGATCGCGTAAATCAAGGTGATGTCATTGTTAGATTGGATGATGCAGAAATTCAAGCACAATTAAGAGGCGCAACGGCGAGAATTACGGCGGCGGAACAACAGAAACAGCAGGTTTTAGCACAAATTGAAGTAATTAATAGCCAAATTCAAGAAGCACAATTAAATATGCAGCAAGCGATGGGAGATGCGAAAGGAAAAATCTTTCAAGCCGAATCAAATTTAGCAGCTGCACAGGCGCAAGTGAGTCAAGCAGAAGCGATCGTTAACCAAGCACAGGCGGAAGTTATTCGCGCACAAACACAGGTGAATCAGACAAAATCGCAGTTAAAATTAGCAAGGGTAAACCGCGATCGCTACGCACAACTTTATAAAGAAGGCGCATTTTCTAAACAAGTATTTGATGAAGCACAAACTAAGTTTGAAACTGCTGAAGCAACTTATGAAAATGCTGTAGCGGGATTGGAAACTAGTAAGGCAACTTTAGCCAGTAGAAAAGCGGCTGTTGATGCGGCAAAAAGGCAAGTAAATGCGGCGCAAGGTGGGTTATTGCAAGCGGAAACTACAAAGATAAACCCAGATATTCGTAACACTCAAGTTAGTGCTTTACGCAGACAATTAAATGTAGCTAAAGCACAATTAGCGGCGGCGGAAGCAGAAATCAAAAACGCTCAAGCAGCACAACAGCAAATTCAAGCACAAATGTCTTATTTAAATATAGTTAGTCCGATTAGTGGTGTAGTAATTACTCGCAGCGTTGAACCGGGAGAAGTAGTAGCAACAGGCAAAACTTTATTAACAGTAATTAATCCTAATTCTGTTTATTTACGTGGTTTTATTCCTGAAGGTAAAATCGGTGAAGTTCGCGTCGGACAAACTGCCAAAATTTTCTTAGATTCAGCACCAAAACAACCTTTAAATGCTCATGTAGCGGCGATCGACACTGAAGCATCTTTCACCCCTGAAAACATCTATTTTAAAGACGATCGAGTTAAACAAGTTTTTGGTGTAAAACTTGCACTTGACAACCCCCAAGGATTCGCTAAACCTGGGATGCCTGCTGATGCAGAAATTATCCCAGAACAAAAATCATCTGGCAATACTACTCAATTAACAGGAAAAAATTAA